The following DNA comes from Candidatus Omnitrophota bacterium.
GCGCAAGATCAATCAGGTGTACTCCCTGGTCGATCAATTCCCCTCCACCGGAGATCTTAAAATTAGCCCTCCATTCTTTTTCGTAGCCTAATCTGCCTCCGTGGCCGTAACGGCCGCGCATAAACATGAGTTCACCTATCTTACCAGAATCTATGATTTCCCTGGCTTTTTTCACCGCCGGATGATAGCGTAGGTTAAAACCCACTTTAACCATAACTTTCTTCTTCTTAGCGGCTTTTATGACGCTTTCTACCTCTTTAAAATTTCTAGCTGCCGGCTTCTCAACCAATATATGCTTACCGGCCTCTGCTGCCATAAGGGCTATCGGAGAGAGCATATCATTAGTTGTAGAAATGATAATAATATCAATGCGGGGGTCCGTTATTGCATCATGAAAATCAGTAGAAACCTGCACTTGGCTTTTTAAAGCCGCCAGGGTTTCTGCGCGCTTAATATCAGAATCAACGGCCAGCAAAAGTTTATGCTGGCCAAGACCAAGCGCCCGTTTCTTACCAATCACACCGCAACCGATAATTCCAACGTTCATAGTGATTTCCATTCTTTCCCGCGGTCTCCGGGGACAATACGACGTAGCG
Coding sequences within:
- a CDS encoding Gfo/Idh/MocA family oxidoreductase, which encodes MEITMNVGIIGCGVIGKKRALGLGQHKLLLAVDSDIKRAETLAALKSQVQVSTDFHDAITDPRIDIIIISTTNDMLSPIALMAAEAGKHILVEKPAARNFKEVESVIKAAKKKKVMVKVGFNLRYHPAVKKAREIIDSGKIGELMFMRGRYGHGGRLGYEKEWRANFKISGGGELIDQGVHLIDLA